In Erigeron canadensis isolate Cc75 chromosome 1, C_canadensis_v1, whole genome shotgun sequence, a single window of DNA contains:
- the LOC122585974 gene encoding uncharacterized protein LOC122585974, whose translation MKAPQALKDVQRLNGKLAALHRFLSKSADRSLPFFQTLKGCLEKQHFKWTEEAQKAFIELKEYLCQLPTMTAPTPGETLQMYLAASKTRYPEIEKLTLALIHVARSLRRYFQAHPIQVLTDKPIKQVLTRPEVSGRLAKWAVELGEHEIKFKPRNSIKGQILADFLAEVPTAETKNKRKAETVVKDEQPELPENGTMWKLFTDGASSADGSGAGLILTSPEGQEFTYALRFEFKASNNVAEYEALLAGLRIAVQMKVEHIHACVDSQIVAFQVDGTYEAKEPAMKKYLEKVRQIRQKFKTFRIQNVSRSRNKIADPLSKLASTSFAHLTKEVLVETLKRSSIDEELVVAPIEKERQNWMTPIIEYVTSGLLPADKEEARKIRIKAPQYTLLEEGLYRKSYLGPLLRCVGPNQAKAIIQEIHQGCCGSHAGPRMVVAKITKMGYYWPSMYKDTVNEIQPCSGKIKVLVIVVDYFTKWVEAKPLATISGKQIEKFVWEQVVTRFEIPQVIVSDNGKQFSQGIFPQFCKNLEIQQSFTSVAHPQANGQVEAMNKQLVHGIKTRLGRCQSGWLDELHQVLWASRTTPKTSNGETPFNLVYGSEAMIPAEACIPTLRRFNDEDENEDQLRQNLNLLEERREVAFIKEAAYKAQVKKYYDQRVNKETFLPGSYVFRNNDASKAEKVGKLGPQWEGPYQIIEACGNGSYKLATLQGENLPRTWNGSQLKKCYV comes from the exons ATGAAGGCTCCGCAAGCTCTTAAAGATGTCCAAAGACTTAATGGTAAATTGGCAGCTCTTCATCgttttttatcaaaatcagcAGACCGGTCTCTTCCTTTCTTTCAAACATTAAAAGGTTGCCTAGAAAAACAACACTTCAAGTGGACAGAGGAGGCTCAAAAAGCATTTATAGAGTTAAAAGAGTACCTTTGTCAACTACCAACAATGACAGCCCCTACACCGGGCGAAACCTTGCAAATGTACCTTGCAGCATCAA AAACAAGATATCCAGAAATCGAGAAATTAACTTTAGCTCTGATTCATGTTGCCCGAAGCCTACGCCGGTATTTCCAGGCACACCCAATTCAAGTGTTAACAGATAAACCAATAAAGCAAGTATTAACCAGGCCGGAGGTTTCAGGGAGATTAGCAAAATGGGCAGTGGAATTAGGGGAGCATGAAATAAAATTCAAACCAAGAAATTCAATCAAAGGACAAATATTAGCAGATTTCCTTGCGGAGGTTCCGACTGCTGAAACTAAGAACAAAAGAAAAGCTGAAACTGTGGTAAAGGATGAACAACCGGAGTTGCCGGAGAATGGCACAATGTGGAAACTTTTTACCGACGGAGCCTCCAGCGCAGATGGCTCCGGAGCAGGACTTATTTTAACAAGCCCAGAAGGACAAGAATTTACTTACGCTCTACGCTTTGAATTTAAAGCCTCCAACAATGTCGCAGAGTACGAAGCATTATTAGCAGGATTACGAATCGCAGTGCAAATGAAGGTAGAACACATTCACGCCTGCGTAGATTCTCAGATAGTGGCATTCCAAGTAGACGGAACGTACGAAGCAAAAGAGCCTGCGATGAAAAAATACTTGGAGAAGGTAAGGCAGATAAGGCAAAAATTCAAAACCTTCCGAATACAGAATGTAAGCAGGAGCCGGAACAAGATAGCAGACCCCCTGAGCAAGCTGGCTTCCACTTCTTTTGCTCATTTAACTAAAGAAGTCCTTGTGGAGACGCTAAAAAGAAGCTCTATTGATGAAGAACTGGTTGTCGCACCCATTGAAAAAGAAAGGCAAAATTGGATGACTCCAATCATTGAATATGTGACAAGTGGGCTTTTACCAGCAGACAAGGAGGAAGCCAGAAAGATCAGAATCAAAGCTCCACAGTACACTCTCCTAGAGGAAGGCCTCTACAGGAAATCATACCTGGGACCATTGTTGAGGTGTGTAGGCCCAAATCAGGCAAAAGCAATCATTCAAGAAATTCATCAAGGATGCTGCGGATCTCACGCCGGCCCAAGGATGGTGGTGGCTAAAATCACCAAAATGGGGTATTATTGGCCATCTATGTACAAAGATACTGTGAATGAAATTCAACCTT GCTCCGGGAAAATTAAAGTTTTGGTCATAGTTGTTGACTACTTTACGAAATGGGTTGAGGCTAAACCCCTAGCCACAATCTCAGGAAAACAAATAGAAAAATTTGTATGGGAACAAGTCGTAACAAGATTCGAAATCCCACAAGTGATTGTAAGTGACAATGGAAAACAATTCAGTCAAGGAATCTTCCCCCAGTTTTGCAAAAATTTAGAGATTCAACAGAGCTTCACGTCCGTAGCCCATCCTCAAGCTAATGGACAAGTCGAAGCAATGAACAAACAACTTGTACACGGAATCAAAACAAGACTGGGAAGGTGTCAAAGTGGATGGTTAGATGAACTTCATCAAGTTTTATGGGCATCAAGAACAACTCCAAAAACAAGCAATGGAGAGACTCCCTTCAACCTGGTGTACGGCTCCGAAGCTATGATACCAGCAGAGGCATGCATACCAACCCTCCGCAGGTTTAATGACGAAGATGAAAATGAAGATCAACTCCGCCAAAATCTGAATCTATTGGAAGAAAGAAGGGAGGTCGCCTTCATCAAAGAAGCAGCCTACAAGGCACAAGTCAAGAAATACTATGACCAAAGGGTTAACAAAGAAACTTTCTTGCCTGGAAGTTATGTTTTTCGAAACAATGATGCAAGCAAAGCGGAAAAAGTTGGAAAGCTTGGACCCCAATGGGAAGGTCCGTATCAGATCATAGAAGCTTGCGGCAATGGATCCTACAAGTTGGCCACACTTCAAGGAGAGAATCTCCCAAGAACATGGAATGGGTCGCAACTAAAAAAGTGTTATGTATAA